The Pagrus major chromosome 17, Pma_NU_1.0 genome includes a region encoding these proteins:
- the atp1a3b gene encoding sodium/potassium-transporting ATPase subunit alpha-3b isoform X1, producing MGYGRSDSYRVATTQDKDDRSPKKKKGGAGTKDMDDLKKEVPITEHKMSVEEVCRKFQTDIVQGLTNAKAAEFLIRDGPNALTPPPTTPEWVKFCRQLFGGFSILLWIGAILCFLAYAIQAATEDDPAGDNLYLGIVLTAVVIITGCFSYFQEAKSSKIMESFKNMVPQQALVIREGEKVQINAEEVVAGDLIEVKGGDRIPADIRVVSAHGCKVDNSSLTGESEPQSRSPDCTHDNPLETRNVAFFSTNCVEGTARGIVICTGDRTVMGRIATLTSGLETGKTPIAKEIEHFIHIITGVAVFLGVTFFILAIILGYSWLEAVIFLIGIIVANVPEGLLATVTVCLTLTAKRMAKKNCLVKNLEAVETLGSTSTICSDKTGTLTQNRMTVAHMWFDNQIHEADTTEDQSGASFDKSSVTWLGLARIAGLCNRAQFKAGQDSLPILKRDVAGDASESALLKCIELSCGSVRAMRDRNKKVAEIPFNSTNKYQLSVHETEDPNDNRYLLVMKGAPERILDRCSTIMLQGKEQPMDDELKEAFQNAYMELGGLGERVLGFCHVMLPEDQYPKGFAFDTDDVNFQTDNLCFIGLMSMIDPPRAAVPDAVGKCRSAGIKVIMVTGDHPITAKAIAKGVGIISEGNETVEDIAARLNIPVSQVNPRDAKACVIHGTDLKDLSQEQMDDILRNHTEIVFARTSPQQKLIIVEGCQRLGAIVAVTGDGVNDSPALKKADIGVAMGISGSDVSKQAADMILLDDNFASIVTGVEEGRLIFDNLKKSIAYTLTSNIPEITPFLLFIIVNIPLPLGTITILCIDLGTDMVPAISLAYEAAESDIMKRQPRNPFRDKLVNERLISIAYGQIGMIQALGGFFSYFVILAENGFLPSILVGIRLNWDDRSVNDLEDSYGQQWTYEQRKIVEFTCHTAFFVSIVVVQWADVIVCKTRRNSVFQQGMRNKILIFGLFEETALAAFLSYCPGMDVALRMYPLKPTWWFCAFPYSFLIFVYDEVRKLLLRRNPGGWVEKETYY from the exons ATGGGG tatGGGCGGTCAGACAGTTACCGCGTTGCCACCACACAGGACAAAGATGACCGATCccccaagaagaagaagggggggGCAGGAACCAAGGACATGGATGACCTGAAGAAGGAAGTGCCCATT acGGAACATAAGATGTCCGTAGAGGAAGTATGCAGGAAATTCCAGACTGATATTGTCCAG GGCCTGACCAATGCCAAGGCAGCAGAGTTTCTGATCAGGGACGGCCCTAATgccctcacccctcctcccacAACCCCAGAGTGGGTCAAGTTCTGTCGCCAGCTGTTCGGTGGATTCTCCATCCTGCTGTGGATCGGTGCCATCCTCTGCTTCCTGGCCTACGCCATCCAGGCAGCCACTGAGGACGATCCCGCAGGAGACAAT TTGTACCTAGGTATTGTGCTCACAGCTGTCGTCATCATTACCGGTTGCTTCTCATACTTTCAAGAGGCCAAGAGCTCCAAAATCATGGAATCTTTCAAGAACATGGTGCCTCAG CAAGCGTTGGTGATCCGTGAGGGTGAGAAGGTACAGATCAACGCTGAGGAAGTGGTGGCCGGAGATCTGATTGAAGTGAAGGGAGGAGACAGGATCCCTGCTGACATCAGGGTGGTTTCTGCTCATGGCTGcaag GTTGATAACTCCTCACTAACAGGCGAGTCAGAACCTCAGAGCAGGTCACCTGACTGTACCCATGACAACCCCTTGGAGACCCGAAACGTCGCTTTCTTCTCCACCAACTGCGTGGAAG GCACAGCACGTGGCATCGTTATCTGCACTGGAGACCGCACGGTCATGGGTCGCATTGCTACTCTGACCTCCGGCCTGGAGACCGGCAAGACCCCCATCGCCAAAGAGATCGAGCATTTCATCCATATCATCACAGGTGTGGCCGTCTTCCTGGGTGTCACATTCTTCATCCTGGCCATCATCCTGGGTTACTCCTGGCTGGAGGCTGTCATCTTCCTCATCGGCATCATTGTGGCTAACGTGCCTGAAGGGCTGCTGGCCACTGTCACT GTATGTCTGACTCTGACTGCCAAACGTATGGCTAAGAAGAACTGCCTGGTGAAGAACTTGGAAGCTGTGGAAACCCTGGGCTCAACCTCCACCATCTGCTCTGACAAGACAGGCACCCTGACCCAGAACAGGATGACTGTGGCCCACATGTGGTTCGACAACCAGATCCACGAGGCCGACACCACCGAGGACCAGTCTG GTGCCTCTTTTGACAAGAGCTCAGTGACTTGGCTGGGTCTGGCTCGTATCGCTGGTCTGTGCAACCGCGCCCAGTTCAAAGCAGGACAGGACTCGTTGCCCATCCTGAAGCGTGACGTGGCCGGAGATGCCTCAGAGTCTGCCCTGCTGAAGTGTATCGAGCTGTCCTGTGGCTCAGTCAGGGCGATGAGGGACAGGAACAAGAAAGTGGCTGAGATCCCCTTCAACTCCACCAACAAATACCAG CTCTCAGTGCATGAGACAGAGGATCCCAATGACAACCGTTACCTGCTGGTGATGAAGGGAGCCCCTGAGAGGATCCTGGACCGTTGTTCCACCATCATGCTGCAGGGCAAGGAGCAGCCTATGGATGATGAGTTGAAAGAAGCTTTCCAGAATGCCTACATGGAGCTGGGAGGACTGGGAGAGAGAGTGCTGG GTTTCTGCCACGTAATGCTGCCAGAGGACCAGTACCCCAAGGGCTTTGCTTTTGACACAGATGATGTCAACTTCCAGACAGACAACCTTTGCTTTATTGGCCTGATGTCCATGATTGATCCTCCCCGTGCTGCTGTGCCTGATGCTGTTGGCAAATGCCGATCTGCTGGTATCAAG GTCATCATGGTCACTGGAGATCACCCAATTACAGCCAAGGCCATCGCCAAGGGTGTGGGCATCATCTCAGAGGGCAACGAGACAGTGGAGGACATTGCAGCTCGTCTGAACATCCCTGTCAGCCAGGTGAACCCCAg GGATGCCAAGGCCTGTGTGATCCACGGCACAGACCTGAAAGATCTGTCTCAGGAGCAGATGGACGACATCCTGAGGAATCACACAGAGATCGTGTTTGCCAGGACCTCCCCACAGCAGAAGCTCATTATTGTAGAAGGCTGCCAGAGACTG gGCGCCATTGTGGCTGTGACAGGTGATGGTGTGAATGACTCTCCTGCCCTGAAAAAGGCCGACATCGGTGTTGCCATGGGAATCTCAGGCTCAGATGTGTCCAAACAGGCCGCCGACATGATCTTGTTGGATGACAACTTTGCCTCCATTGTCACGGGAGTGGAAGAAG GCCGTTTGATCTTTGACAACCTGAAGAAGTCCATCGCCTATACCCTGACCAGCAACATCCCAGAGATCACCCCCTTCCTGTTGTTCATCATCGTCAACATCCCCCTGCCACTGGGAACCATCACCATCCTCTGTATTGACCTGGGAACTGACATG GTGCCAGCTATCTCCCTGGCCTATGAAGCAGCTGAGAGCGACATCATGAAGCGTCAGCCCAGGAACCCATTCAGGGACAAGCTGGTGAATGAGAGGCTTATCAGCATCGCCTACGGACAAATCG GTATGATCCAGGCTCTGGGAGGCTTCTTCTCTTACTTTGTCATCTTGGCTGAAAATGGTTTCCTGCCCAGTATACTAGTAGGCATCAGGCTCAATTGGGATGACCGCTCTGTCAACGATCTGGAAGACAGCTATGGACAGCAATGG ACATACGAGCAGAGGAAGATTGTGGAGTTCACATGCCACACAGCCTTCTTTGTCAGTATTGTAGTAGTGCAGTGGGCTGATGTCATCGTCTGCAAGACTAGACGTAACTCTGTGTTCCAGCAGGGCATGAG GAACAAGATCTTGATCTTTGGCCTGTTCGAAGAGACAGCCCTGGCTGCCTTCCTGTCCTATTGCCCAGGCATGGATGTGGCACTCAGGATGTATCCTCTAAA GCCTACCTGGTGGTTTTGTGCATTCCCTTATAGTTTTCTCATCTTCGTTTATGATGAGGTCCGAAAACTTCTCCTCCGCCGGAACCCTGGAG GTTGGGTGGAAAAGGAGACATACTATTGA
- the atp1a3b gene encoding sodium/potassium-transporting ATPase subunit alpha-3b isoform X2 translates to MGDKDDRSPKKKKGGAGTKDMDDLKKEVPITEHKMSVEEVCRKFQTDIVQGLTNAKAAEFLIRDGPNALTPPPTTPEWVKFCRQLFGGFSILLWIGAILCFLAYAIQAATEDDPAGDNLYLGIVLTAVVIITGCFSYFQEAKSSKIMESFKNMVPQQALVIREGEKVQINAEEVVAGDLIEVKGGDRIPADIRVVSAHGCKVDNSSLTGESEPQSRSPDCTHDNPLETRNVAFFSTNCVEGTARGIVICTGDRTVMGRIATLTSGLETGKTPIAKEIEHFIHIITGVAVFLGVTFFILAIILGYSWLEAVIFLIGIIVANVPEGLLATVTVCLTLTAKRMAKKNCLVKNLEAVETLGSTSTICSDKTGTLTQNRMTVAHMWFDNQIHEADTTEDQSGASFDKSSVTWLGLARIAGLCNRAQFKAGQDSLPILKRDVAGDASESALLKCIELSCGSVRAMRDRNKKVAEIPFNSTNKYQLSVHETEDPNDNRYLLVMKGAPERILDRCSTIMLQGKEQPMDDELKEAFQNAYMELGGLGERVLGFCHVMLPEDQYPKGFAFDTDDVNFQTDNLCFIGLMSMIDPPRAAVPDAVGKCRSAGIKVIMVTGDHPITAKAIAKGVGIISEGNETVEDIAARLNIPVSQVNPRDAKACVIHGTDLKDLSQEQMDDILRNHTEIVFARTSPQQKLIIVEGCQRLGAIVAVTGDGVNDSPALKKADIGVAMGISGSDVSKQAADMILLDDNFASIVTGVEEGRLIFDNLKKSIAYTLTSNIPEITPFLLFIIVNIPLPLGTITILCIDLGTDMVPAISLAYEAAESDIMKRQPRNPFRDKLVNERLISIAYGQIGMIQALGGFFSYFVILAENGFLPSILVGIRLNWDDRSVNDLEDSYGQQWTYEQRKIVEFTCHTAFFVSIVVVQWADVIVCKTRRNSVFQQGMRNKILIFGLFEETALAAFLSYCPGMDVALRMYPLKPTWWFCAFPYSFLIFVYDEVRKLLLRRNPGGWVEKETYY, encoded by the exons ATGGGG GACAAAGATGACCGATCccccaagaagaagaagggggggGCAGGAACCAAGGACATGGATGACCTGAAGAAGGAAGTGCCCATT acGGAACATAAGATGTCCGTAGAGGAAGTATGCAGGAAATTCCAGACTGATATTGTCCAG GGCCTGACCAATGCCAAGGCAGCAGAGTTTCTGATCAGGGACGGCCCTAATgccctcacccctcctcccacAACCCCAGAGTGGGTCAAGTTCTGTCGCCAGCTGTTCGGTGGATTCTCCATCCTGCTGTGGATCGGTGCCATCCTCTGCTTCCTGGCCTACGCCATCCAGGCAGCCACTGAGGACGATCCCGCAGGAGACAAT TTGTACCTAGGTATTGTGCTCACAGCTGTCGTCATCATTACCGGTTGCTTCTCATACTTTCAAGAGGCCAAGAGCTCCAAAATCATGGAATCTTTCAAGAACATGGTGCCTCAG CAAGCGTTGGTGATCCGTGAGGGTGAGAAGGTACAGATCAACGCTGAGGAAGTGGTGGCCGGAGATCTGATTGAAGTGAAGGGAGGAGACAGGATCCCTGCTGACATCAGGGTGGTTTCTGCTCATGGCTGcaag GTTGATAACTCCTCACTAACAGGCGAGTCAGAACCTCAGAGCAGGTCACCTGACTGTACCCATGACAACCCCTTGGAGACCCGAAACGTCGCTTTCTTCTCCACCAACTGCGTGGAAG GCACAGCACGTGGCATCGTTATCTGCACTGGAGACCGCACGGTCATGGGTCGCATTGCTACTCTGACCTCCGGCCTGGAGACCGGCAAGACCCCCATCGCCAAAGAGATCGAGCATTTCATCCATATCATCACAGGTGTGGCCGTCTTCCTGGGTGTCACATTCTTCATCCTGGCCATCATCCTGGGTTACTCCTGGCTGGAGGCTGTCATCTTCCTCATCGGCATCATTGTGGCTAACGTGCCTGAAGGGCTGCTGGCCACTGTCACT GTATGTCTGACTCTGACTGCCAAACGTATGGCTAAGAAGAACTGCCTGGTGAAGAACTTGGAAGCTGTGGAAACCCTGGGCTCAACCTCCACCATCTGCTCTGACAAGACAGGCACCCTGACCCAGAACAGGATGACTGTGGCCCACATGTGGTTCGACAACCAGATCCACGAGGCCGACACCACCGAGGACCAGTCTG GTGCCTCTTTTGACAAGAGCTCAGTGACTTGGCTGGGTCTGGCTCGTATCGCTGGTCTGTGCAACCGCGCCCAGTTCAAAGCAGGACAGGACTCGTTGCCCATCCTGAAGCGTGACGTGGCCGGAGATGCCTCAGAGTCTGCCCTGCTGAAGTGTATCGAGCTGTCCTGTGGCTCAGTCAGGGCGATGAGGGACAGGAACAAGAAAGTGGCTGAGATCCCCTTCAACTCCACCAACAAATACCAG CTCTCAGTGCATGAGACAGAGGATCCCAATGACAACCGTTACCTGCTGGTGATGAAGGGAGCCCCTGAGAGGATCCTGGACCGTTGTTCCACCATCATGCTGCAGGGCAAGGAGCAGCCTATGGATGATGAGTTGAAAGAAGCTTTCCAGAATGCCTACATGGAGCTGGGAGGACTGGGAGAGAGAGTGCTGG GTTTCTGCCACGTAATGCTGCCAGAGGACCAGTACCCCAAGGGCTTTGCTTTTGACACAGATGATGTCAACTTCCAGACAGACAACCTTTGCTTTATTGGCCTGATGTCCATGATTGATCCTCCCCGTGCTGCTGTGCCTGATGCTGTTGGCAAATGCCGATCTGCTGGTATCAAG GTCATCATGGTCACTGGAGATCACCCAATTACAGCCAAGGCCATCGCCAAGGGTGTGGGCATCATCTCAGAGGGCAACGAGACAGTGGAGGACATTGCAGCTCGTCTGAACATCCCTGTCAGCCAGGTGAACCCCAg GGATGCCAAGGCCTGTGTGATCCACGGCACAGACCTGAAAGATCTGTCTCAGGAGCAGATGGACGACATCCTGAGGAATCACACAGAGATCGTGTTTGCCAGGACCTCCCCACAGCAGAAGCTCATTATTGTAGAAGGCTGCCAGAGACTG gGCGCCATTGTGGCTGTGACAGGTGATGGTGTGAATGACTCTCCTGCCCTGAAAAAGGCCGACATCGGTGTTGCCATGGGAATCTCAGGCTCAGATGTGTCCAAACAGGCCGCCGACATGATCTTGTTGGATGACAACTTTGCCTCCATTGTCACGGGAGTGGAAGAAG GCCGTTTGATCTTTGACAACCTGAAGAAGTCCATCGCCTATACCCTGACCAGCAACATCCCAGAGATCACCCCCTTCCTGTTGTTCATCATCGTCAACATCCCCCTGCCACTGGGAACCATCACCATCCTCTGTATTGACCTGGGAACTGACATG GTGCCAGCTATCTCCCTGGCCTATGAAGCAGCTGAGAGCGACATCATGAAGCGTCAGCCCAGGAACCCATTCAGGGACAAGCTGGTGAATGAGAGGCTTATCAGCATCGCCTACGGACAAATCG GTATGATCCAGGCTCTGGGAGGCTTCTTCTCTTACTTTGTCATCTTGGCTGAAAATGGTTTCCTGCCCAGTATACTAGTAGGCATCAGGCTCAATTGGGATGACCGCTCTGTCAACGATCTGGAAGACAGCTATGGACAGCAATGG ACATACGAGCAGAGGAAGATTGTGGAGTTCACATGCCACACAGCCTTCTTTGTCAGTATTGTAGTAGTGCAGTGGGCTGATGTCATCGTCTGCAAGACTAGACGTAACTCTGTGTTCCAGCAGGGCATGAG GAACAAGATCTTGATCTTTGGCCTGTTCGAAGAGACAGCCCTGGCTGCCTTCCTGTCCTATTGCCCAGGCATGGATGTGGCACTCAGGATGTATCCTCTAAA GCCTACCTGGTGGTTTTGTGCATTCCCTTATAGTTTTCTCATCTTCGTTTATGATGAGGTCCGAAAACTTCTCCTCCGCCGGAACCCTGGAG GTTGGGTGGAAAAGGAGACATACTATTGA
- the rabac1 gene encoding prenylated Rab acceptor protein 1, which produces MQSGAPKGENCLVDMDSKAGDLFSADDAHPTGTGGAGIMAKLWLPKGFSASMAKEWIDRRRLSIRPWAGFVDQRKFSKPRNFGEMCQRVVKNVEVYNSNYTFIFLGLILYCIISSPMLLIALAVFAGAFYIIHLKSLESKLVILGKELTVPHQMSLAGAVSLPVFWLAGAGAAVFWVLGATLFVIGSHAAFRELEGSDMEELLMEPV; this is translated from the exons ATGCAATCCGGAGCTCCAAAGGGGGAGAACTGCCTTGTAGACATGGACAGCAAGGCTGGAGATCTGTTCAGTGCTGATGATGCTCATCCAACTGGCACAGGTGGAGCTGGAATCATGGCAAA GCTGTGGCTCCCCAAAGGCTTCTCAGCCAGTATGGCTAAAGAGTGGATTGACAGGCGCCGGTTGTCCATCCGACCTTGGGCCGGCTTCGTGGACCAGCGCAAGTTTTCCAAACCCCGTAACTTTGGAGAGATGTGTCAGAGGgttgtgaaaaatgtggaagTTTACAACAGCAACTATACCTTCATTTTCCTGGGTCTCATCCTCTACTGCAT TATCAGCTCTCCAATGCTACTGATTGCCTTGGCTGTGTTCGCTGGTGCCTTCTACATAATTCACCTCAAGTCTCTGGAGTCCAAACTGGTTATCCTCG GCAAGGAGCTGACTGTCCCTCATCAGATGAGTCTGGCTGGagctgtctctcttcctgtgttCTGGTTGGCCGGAGCTGGAGCTGCAGTCTTTTGGGTTCTAG GAGCAACTCTGTTTGTGATTGGCTCTCACGCTGCGTTCCGTGAGCTGGAGGGATCCGACATGGAAGAGCTCCTCATGGAGCCTGTTTGA